The following proteins are encoded in a genomic region of Heptranchias perlo isolate sHepPer1 chromosome 6, sHepPer1.hap1, whole genome shotgun sequence:
- the LOC137323146 gene encoding basic helix-loop-helix domain-containing protein USF3 isoform X2 has product MVLGLSQCEEIVRLRKQLDEIQKENDRFAELLKANDICLHDDPTIHWKRKLKSTKVAVVIPSNQMQDDILVYTNGNQLNGNCQQTAVQSSPEQALNTLPGQKNNTLETCLDIMAPVAMPDICTLANGAQLQTHISQQEVPECLPTTRSSLNTVQCATTNTVQSVLNVSANSSGQVVLQCPLSSCASTPLACPTSTTAQIILEHSAGTFGRNNLEAANGCPTQNVLDVSAGTCFALPLHSQQLGASCTGVESPSGTALQPVLGLSSLQAVSSQSPELRATRLPVTESAQNMFALNICQSAPASVCSLVTASPSYKVRTMANGGVMSSCSMASSWTVSCPASTYTCTSDSNSVSTFTRMTSAGNTRTTWTTLQLAGNTVLPVSQVGCSILPGSLNENVNTRNTFSISESGQPFNNVTVVPSASMPLHGASFCSAYRQLKQQVAVTVPPVQPLPLQPVLAQPQIPAQPATKVVSLLPPLQVIQMAHPPGASVSSAPTNQNLIILQPANPTSPAVVRGAINGQTPGQQIVIIQAASQNAVSVVPAQTNNRLPPLDSSQVVCSSNNVPSTPSVQTVGGKHLVHILPRPVSSSSSTSSQSFPVTGSNTQQQTISVNGQLFALQPMKQSGASSHNTMQIIQPTTSADPNTNVALNTFGALTNLSQSISQITGQGGLQSGSGHAANPSATVNGQIIGVSSSTCDTVASSTSTDISRTSLNSTAWRTTSPSSLKSPLGAPTSYKPKKLQKKPLSAKQVVTRKSPCIGTKSKAAGTCVDYTRSNKDNPSQLLTGDDQVPPGKELTVSQPPSLSQIPTLVTATVTTSVASQEMTDRQQSAPKLPQHVLTEPASSHSVSREQPDILTEITVTSVLAASLPPSSSQGELTNNISCVPYSPCVITDISTSLPTSSPYCTNAPPQAFSMDKDSNLMELQTAVANVCSTSGISSVSAQLESLAAAQHKGGDKGKTQDWHKGRLEMDKFAMTKEISNQDDGSMVRGATHSDKATSGEKSSLLSFVKDSCSGNELCVDSSRETSSSMLFYEKGEPQKDILLASTEADSILQHQLCNPDQEGIGSSLIVHRQTESPMSTSSGSSRGFSVASMLPDTTREDASCISTMTSTFNNYSLSEQNDIVALAARAIFEHESPGKGMASEVTACDVRSKSQKVPFTGKEGCPSLQSVKSLGVKASSPNLIETSTLEGQAPRSVPMDTNTAGTSINNSSTSVVKEISTTPLICTSSVSANLSVISLACHSEANQIHACSPGQGQTVEQLPACTTADLSSGSASYPEQAPQPALLTEYSHEQLNSVKGNMQTPHILGPHLKQSSDIRKDAAKRTGPDDPIISTAKRQKQCQNATMRLEGKSAISAVPENISECGQTFIGQLPINASSSLVSGSNPGHTDSLSTLFPPTNFLNSNAVETLRPNEAHCNVQPRIQEPQRQQGIQQLQQHVVPQQNVSSQTGLNLHHSPAYYKPPQGQIRERHLYQLQHHLPHSKTSVQPQTHSVQQSRTTQQDVQMQKKRGLMRGNQAAQLAMQQKQHPSGNGQGRQKGNHHLHHHHHHQQQLQQQAPHLHFGNSHQDKGCDNSVTNRSHHSSHTQSLHSQNLMHQQQQDNGQSRQRGSGVSSEPVSGQARIQRLMTSRSLEQQMASKANSVSHPSDMQCTSHRQERNRISSYSAEALIGKAPSNTESRMAMAMQSSRNNLEQSEMRTYLDLSMNKNLPVHSLQAKLSLDHCMNSDVQGLPDCPPFKVSVTTQGVGTFEVQSSRGNEVVNSMSTHRGMQSHGFRLGQSAGAERQSRLPYLPMQGISSGSGVSLRENEGSCHQSFMQSLLPPPLSEQITGNQRSVSEHPRNTQCVPPASIEYSCPPVREGVHIRRDGEVQNRESCDMTLGALSSRNSSLSISYGNPSSVAEIQGRNTSPNVPAHKNSLRMNESQGNKCHPNSQVSSNMHGGVRPGMSHAAGNEQGHSIQQPNSSVSQRTCHPAQDGSGSKMRPADRSRSGNHRSGNVFEHSLQLPLTSSSGMILGRQQPTTARTGSIVRFMTDGQQVPNDNLAPDQHSLSQNFGFPFIPESSLNPPINANPSFIPPVTQPGANRTPTLIPVEPQNTLPSFYPPYSPAHPNLSNDISIPYFSNQIFTSPSTEKANAGGLNNPFGSILSPPRPVGFPQPSFPLLPDIAPRPMANTSSITPHLSNFNLTTLFPEIATAPLAPDSSAMPVSPLLPLTNPALSDVSKQHSNRSAHNISHILGHDGSSAV; this is encoded by the coding sequence GTGAAGAGATTGTGCGACTTCGAAAGCAACTGGATGAAATACAGAAAGAAAATGACCGTTTTGCGGAATTACTGAAAGCCAATGACATCTGCTTGCACGATGACCCTACGATTCACTGGAAGAGAAAACTTAAGAGTACAAAGGTTGCAGTGGTGATTCCTTCCAACCAGATGCAGGATGACATACTAGTGTACACAAATGGAAACCAATTGAATGGGAATTGCCAACAAACTGCAGTGCAGAGTTCACCAGAGCAAGCTCTGAACACCCTGCCTGGGCAGAAGAATAATACACTAGAAACATGTCTTGATATAATGGCGCCAGTCGCCATGCCTGATATTTGCACATTAGCAAATGGGGCCCAACTTCAGACACACATCTCACAGCAGGAAGTTCCAGAATGTCTCCCTACAACTAGATCTTCTCTGAACACTGTTCAGTGCGCCACCACCAATACTGTGCAGAGTGTGCTTAATGTTTCCGCTAACAGTTCTGGACAAGTGGTTCTTCAGTGTCCCCTCAGCAGTTGTGCATCAACCCCTTTAGCCTGTCCCACAAGCACCACCGCACAAATTATACTGGAACATTCCGCAGGCACGTTTGGACGGAACAACTTGGAAGCTGCGAACGGATGTCCTACGCAGAACGTCCTTGATGTTTCTGCTGGCACTTGCTTCGCTTTGCCGTTGCACTCACAGCAATTAGGTGCATCGTGTACAGGTGTTGAGAGCCCCAGTGGGACGGCACTGCAACCAGTTTTGGGGTTGTCATCACTGCAGGCTGTGAGCAGCCAGAGCCCCGAGTTGAGAGCTACAAGATTGCCCGTTACTGAAAGTGCACAAAACATGTTCGCGTTAAACATTTGCCAAAGTGCACCTGCGTCAGTTTGCAGTCTTGTTACTGCATCACCATCTTACAAAGTAAGAACTATGGCTAACGGAGGTGTAATGTCTTCTTGCTCAATGGCCAGCTCATGGACAGTCTCGTGCCCAGCTTCCACATATACCTGCACTTCTGACTCAAACAGTGTTAGTACTTTTACACGCATGACTTCCGCAGGTAACACACGGACAACATGGACTACATTACAGCTGGCAGGCAACACCGTGCTACCTGTGAGCCAAGTGGGCTGTAGTATCTTGCCAGGGTCATTAAATGAAAATGTGAATACCAGAAATACTTTCTCCATTTCTGAAAGTGGCCAGCCATTTAATAATGTAACTGTAGTTCCATCAGCTTCAATGCCATTACACGGGGCTTCCTTCTGTTCTGCCTACAGACAACTCAAGCAACAGGTGGCAGTTACTGTACCCCCTGTGCAGCCGTTACCCCTGCAGCCAGTTCTAGCGCAGCCACAAATTCCAGCTCAGCCAGCAACCAAGGTCGTCTCGTTGCTTCCTCCCTTGCAAGTGATTCAGATGGCCCACCCTCCGGGCGCGTCCGTCTCCTCCGCTCCAACCAACCAGAATTTGATCATCCTCCAGCCAGCTAATCCGACCTCTCCAGCTGTGGTGAGAGGAGCCATCAACGGTCAGACACCGGGCCAGCAGATTGTGATCATACAAGCAGCCAGTCAGAATGCAGTTTCCGTAGTCCCAGCTCAAACGAATAATAGATTACCACCCCTGGATTCCAGTCAAGTGGTGTGCAGCAGCAATAACGTTCCGAGCACACCGAGTGTTCAAACGGTCGGGGGGAAGCACCTTGTCCACATATTGCCACGGCCAGTCTCTTCATCCTCTTCCACTAGTTCACAGTCCTTCCCTGTCACAGGATCAAACACACAGCAGCAGACCATCTCTGTAAATGGCCAGTTATTTGCTCTGCAGCCAATGAAGCAATCGGGGGCGTCCAGCCACAACACTATGCAGATTATTCAGCCAACAACCAGTGCTGATCCAAATACCAACGTAGCCCTGAATACTTTTGGCGCATTGACTAACCTCAGTCAAAGTATCTCGCAGATCACAGGGCAGGGGGGCTTACAATCAGGCAGTGGGCACGCAGCTAATCCCTCCGCAACTGTTAATGGCCAGATTATCGGCGTCAGCAGCTCCACATGCGACACCGTAGCGTCGAGTACAAGCACAGATATTTCAAGGACTTCACTGAATTCAACAGCGTGGCGTACAACGAGCCCGTCCTCCCTAAAATCTCCCCTCGGTGCACCCACCAGCTATAAACCTAAAAAGCTGCAGAAGAAACCACTTTCTGCAAAGCAAGTGGTGACGAGAAAGTCCCCGTGTATTGGGACTAAATCAAAGGCAGCTGGCACTTGTGTTGACTATACCAGATCCAACAAAGATAATCCATCACAGTTGCTAACCGGTGACGACCAAGTTCCGCCAGGAAAGGAGTTGACCGTATCCCAACCACCATCACTGTCTCAGATCCCAACGTTAGTGACAGCTACAGTGACCACTTCTGTCGCTTCGCAGGAGATGACAGACAGGCAGCAATCAGCGCCCAAATTGCCTCAACACGTATTAACAGAACCAGCATCATCCCATTCAGTCTCTCGAgagcagcccgacatactgacaGAGATAACGGTTACATCCGTTTTAGCTGCATCATTGCCACCCTCTTCATCTCAGGGTGAATTGACTAACAATATTTCATGTGTACCTTACTCCCCATGTGTAATCACAGACATATCGACGTCACTTCCTACATCATCACCCTACTGTACGAACGCGCCTCCTCAAGCATTTTCAATGGACAAGGACAGTAACTTAATGGAGTTGCAAACTGCCGTAGCAAACGTATGCAGTACATCTGGGATAAGCAGCGTTTCTGCACAGTTGGAATCTTTGGCTGCTGCGCAGCACAAAGGCGGTGACAAAGGAAAGACCCAAGACTGGCACAAAGGACGGTTAGAAATGGACAAGTTTGCAATGACTAAAGAAATTAGCAATCAAGATGACGGTAGCATGGTGCGTGGAGCCACGCACAGCGACAAAGCAACATCAGGTGAGAAGAGCTCTTTGCTGTCATTTGTGAAAGACTCGTGTTCTGGCAACGAGTTATGTGTGGACAGTTCCAGGGAGACCTCATCTAGCATGTTGTTTTATGAGAAGGGTGAACCTCAAAAAGACATTTTGCTGGCAAGCACGGAGGCTGACAGTATTTTGCAGCATCAGTTGTGCAACCCAGATCAGGAGGGTATAGGAAGCTCCTTGATTGTCCACAGGCAGACTGAGTCACCCATGTCCACCAGCTCCGGCAGCAGCCGTGGTTTCTCTGTTGCCTCCATGCTGCCAGACACAACCCGGGAGGATGCTTCCTGCATTAGCACAATGACCAGCACGTTTAATAACTACAGTTTATCAGAGCAGAACGACATAGTGGCCCTTGCTGCGAGAGCAATTTTCGAACATGAAAGTCCAGGGAAAGGCATGGCTTCAGAGGTTACTGCGTGTGATGTTAGATCTAAATCTCAGAAAGTCCCATTTACAGGCAAAGAAGGGTGTCCAAGTCTACAATCTGTTAAAAGTCTCGGAGTTAAAGCGAGCAGTCCAAATTTGATAGAGACCAGTACACTAGAAGGACAAGCGCCGCGATCGGTACCAATGGACACTAACACAGCAGGAACGTCGATAAATAACAGTTCAACTTCTGTTGTAAAAGAAATATCGACCACGCCGCTGATTTGTACATCTTCCGTCTCTGCTAACCTGAGTGTAATCAGCCTCGCGTGCCATAGTGAAGCTAACCAAATTCACGCCTGCTCACCAGGCCAGGGACAAACCGTAGAGCAACTTCCAGCCTGTACTACAGCTGATCTATCGAGTGGATCCGCCTCATACCCAGAGCAGGCTCCTCAACCCGCCCTACTGACAGAATATTCTCACGAGCAGCTAAATTCCGTGAAAGGGAACATGCAGACTCCTCACATCCTGGGGCCACATTTGAAGCAAAGCAGTGATATTCGAAAAGACGCAGCCAAGCGGACTGGGCCAGATGACCCCATAATCTCTACAGCAAAGAGGCAAAAGCAGTGCCAGAACGCAACTATGAGGCTTGAGGGGAAGTCAGCAATAAGTGCAGTACCCGAAAATATTTCCGAGTGCGGCCAAACATTTATCGGTCAGTTGCCAATAAATGCTTCAAGTTCATTAGTCTCCGGTAGCAATCCAGGACACACAGATAGTCTCAGCACCTTATTCCCACCAACTAATTTCCTGAACTCTAACGCTGTTGAAACTTTAAGGCCAAATGAAGCTCATTGCAATGTCCAGCCACGAATCCAAGAACCGCAAAGACAACAAGGCATTCAGCAACTACAGCAGCATGTGGTGCCACAGCAGAACGTCTCCTCACAAACGGGGCTTAATCTCCACCATAGCCCCGCGTATTACAAGCCCCCTCAGGGGCAGATACGAGAAAGGCATTTATACCAACTTCAGCATCACCTTCCGCATAGCAAGACCTCAGTCCAACCACAGACTCACAGCGTCCAGCAGTCCCGGACCACACAGCAAGATGTTCAAATGCAGAAGAAACGAGGCCTTATGCGAGGGAACCAAGCTGCCCAGTTGGCGATGCAGCAAAAGCAACATCCTAGTGGGAATGGCCAAGGTCGACAGAAAGGGaaccatcatcttcatcatcaccaccatcatcagcaACAACTTCAGCAGCAAGCGCCGCATCTACATTTTGGGAATTCACATCAAGATAAAGGGTGTGATAACTCTGTAACCAATAGAAGCCATCACAGCAGCCACACACAGAGCCTCCATAGCCAGAATCTCATGCACCAACAGCAGCAAGATAATGGTCAAAGTAGGCAACGAGGTTCAGGTGTCTCTTCAGAACCGGTATCTGGGCAGGCTCGCATCCAGAGGTTGATGACGTCAAGGTCATTGGAGCAACAGATGGCTTCCAAAGCAAACTCTGTGTCACACCCTTCAGACATGCAGTGTACCTCCCACAGGCAAGAAAGGAACAGAATTTCCAGTTATTCCGCAGAAGCTCTTATTGGAAAAGCACCCTCAAACACCGAATCCCGAATGGCGATGGCAATGCAGAGCTCTAGGAATAATCTGGAGCAATCTGAAATGCGGACCTATCTTGATTTATCAATGAACAAAAATCTGCCTGTGCATAGCTTGCAGGCTAAATTGTCGCTAGACCATTGTATGAATTCCGATGTTCAAGGCCTTCCCGATTGTCCTCCTTTTAAGGTGAGTGTGACAACCCAGGGAGTTGGcacttttgaggtgcagtcatCGAGGGGCAATGAGGTGGTCAATAGTATGTCAACACACAGAGGAATGCAGTCACACGGCTTCAGGCTGGGGCAGAGTGCTGGGGCAGAAAGACAGTCGAGGCTGCCTTACTTGCCAATGCAAGGGATCTCATCAGGAAGTGGAGTTTCTTTAAGGGAGAACGAAGGTTCCTGCCATCAGAGCTTTATGCAAAGCCTACTGCCTCCTCCACTGAGTGAACAGATAACTGGAAACCAAAGGTCGGTGTCAGAGCATCCAAGGAACACTCAGTGTGTCCCACCAGCAAGCATTGAGTACAGTTGCCCGCCCGTAAGAGAGGGCGTTCACATTCGAAGAGATGGCGAAGTGCAAAACCGTGAAAGTTGTGACATGACTTTAGGTGCACTCAGTTCTAGAAACAGCTCTTTGAGCATCTCCTATGGAAATCCTTCCTCCGTAGCAGAGATCCAGGGCAGAAATACAAGTCCAAATGTACCAGCGCATAAGAACTCTCTGAGAATGAATGAAAGTCAAGGGAATAAGTGCCATCCAAACTCGCAGGTTTCTTCCAACATGCACGGAGGGGTTAGACCAGGGATGTCCCACGCCGCTGGTAATGAGCAGGGGCACTCAATTCAGCAGCCCAATTCCTCGGTTAGCCAGCGAACATGCCATCCAGCCCAGGATGGATCCGGTTCGAAAATGCGGCCGGCCGATCGCTCGCGCTCCGGGAACCACAGAAGCGGGAACGTCTTTGAGCACAGTCTACAGTTGCCCCTGACGTCCAGTAGTGGTATGATTCTTGGCCGTCAGCAGCCCACGACTGCTCGAACAGGAAGCATTGTGCGTTTTATGACTGATGGGCAGCAGGTACCTAATGATAATTTAGCCCCCGACCAGCACTCGTTGTCTCAGaactttggattccctttcataCCTGAAAGTAGTTTGAACCCTCCAATTAACGCTAACCCATCGTTTATTCCCCCTGTAACACAGCCGGGTGCTAACCGCACCCCAACACTCATACCAGTGGAGCCTCAGAATACTCTGCCGTCATTTTACCCGCCATATTCCCcagctcatccaaatctttcCAATGACATCTCCATACCCTACTTTTCCAATCAGATCTTCACCAGTCCAAGTACAGAAAAGGCTAACGCGGGAGGACTCAATAACCCATTTGGGTCCATTTTATCTCCGCCTCGGCCTGTTGGTTTTCCACAGCCGAGCTTCCCCCTTCTCCCTGACATTGCGCCCAGGCCGATGGCCAACACTTCCAGCATCACCCCACATCTCTCCAACTTTAACCTAACCACTCTGTTCCCTGAAATCGCAACCGCGCCCCTTGCCCCAGACAGCTCAGCTATGCCTGTGTCACCTTTGTTGCCTTTAACTAACCCAGCTCTTTCTGACGTCTCCAAGCAACACTCAAACAGATCTGCTCATAATATAAGCCATATACTGGGCCACGATGGCAGTTCAGCCGTTTAG